From a region of the Streptomyces venezuelae genome:
- a CDS encoding roadblock/LC7 domain-containing protein has product MSTVPPETEAEILAELRRLRARVPQLTGALAASADGFVLAQDSAAAGAESVAALTAAALGVAQRLSDCTGQGAFRELLVRGEDGYVATYAAGLAAVLTLTAEPRVNVGRLHLEARRSSLRIAELIDHTLGRRGPGAAPG; this is encoded by the coding sequence ATGAGCACGGTGCCCCCCGAGACGGAGGCCGAGATACTCGCCGAGCTCCGCAGGCTGCGGGCCCGGGTACCCCAGCTCACCGGCGCCCTCGCCGCGAGCGCAGACGGTTTCGTGCTCGCGCAGGACAGTGCGGCCGCCGGGGCCGAGTCCGTCGCCGCGCTGACCGCCGCCGCCCTCGGGGTGGCCCAGCGGCTCAGCGACTGCACCGGACAGGGCGCCTTCCGCGAACTGCTCGTGCGCGGTGAGGACGGATACGTCGCCACCTACGCGGCGGGACTGGCGGCGGTCCTCACCCTGACCGCCGAGCCGCGCGTCAACGTCGGACGCCTCCACCTGGAGGCCCGGCGCTCCAGTCTCCGGATCGCGGAACTGATCGACCACACCCTCGGGCGAAGGGGTCCGGGAGCCGCACCCGGGTGA
- a CDS encoding transcriptional regulator, whose protein sequence is MTSPATATAPNAFAAVSPLLTRLAAERATGALLRDRGTLFLEDGRIVHAESPATPGLDVLLTTGGGLAPERWREAVDRAGARRQVARFLVDSGGLADGELEICHLAAIFDAAFFALSPGSGPSRFRRGATHWIGSVRSVAAAAVERETRRRRDLLDAVWPYPLLDTSPVVPRAAAPGQTITSRQRALLGRADGLRTPADLAWVLGRPAFHTLLDVRRLAAAGLVETPHTPAPPPVVAPLPDWMTEAQSPDVALLRRLRDALEASL, encoded by the coding sequence ATGACCTCCCCGGCCACCGCCACGGCCCCGAACGCCTTCGCCGCCGTCTCCCCCCTACTCACCCGACTCGCCGCGGAACGCGCCACCGGCGCCCTGCTCCGCGACCGAGGCACCCTCTTCCTGGAGGACGGCCGTATCGTCCACGCGGAGAGCCCGGCCACCCCCGGTCTCGACGTACTGCTCACCACCGGCGGCGGCCTCGCCCCCGAGCGCTGGCGCGAGGCCGTCGACCGGGCCGGTGCCCGCCGCCAGGTCGCCCGCTTCCTCGTGGACAGCGGGGGGCTCGCCGACGGGGAGCTGGAGATATGCCACCTCGCCGCCATATTCGACGCCGCCTTCTTCGCACTCTCCCCCGGCAGCGGGCCCTCCCGCTTCCGTCGCGGGGCCACCCACTGGATCGGCTCCGTCCGTTCCGTTGCCGCCGCCGCCGTCGAACGGGAGACCCGGCGCCGCCGGGACCTGCTCGACGCGGTCTGGCCGTACCCCCTGCTCGACACCTCCCCGGTCGTACCCCGGGCGGCCGCTCCGGGCCAGACGATCACCTCCCGGCAGCGGGCCCTGCTGGGCCGGGCCGACGGCCTGCGCACCCCGGCCGACCTCGCGTGGGTCCTGGGCCGGCCCGCCTTCCACACCCTGCTCGACGTACGGCGCCTCGCGGCGGCCGGACTGGTCGAGACCCCGCACACCCCGGCCCCGCCGCCGGTCGTGGCGCCCCTGCCCGACTGGATGACCGAGGCCCAATCCCCGGACGTGGCGCTGCTCCGCCGGTTACGCGACGCACTGGAGGCAAGTCTGTGA
- a CDS encoding helix-turn-helix domain-containing protein, producing the protein MGTDHSQKDSTPTLIGSVQRALRLLEAMSAEGGVTAKRLARLTGIPLPTVYHLLRTLSHEGYVQREGGSFRLADDLPLAS; encoded by the coding sequence ATGGGCACCGACCACAGCCAGAAGGACAGCACACCCACCCTGATCGGTTCCGTGCAGCGCGCACTGCGCCTCCTGGAAGCGATGTCCGCGGAGGGCGGGGTGACGGCCAAGAGGCTCGCCCGGCTCACCGGGATCCCGCTGCCGACCGTCTATCACCTGCTGCGCACCCTCAGCCACGAGGGCTACGTGCAGCGCGAAGGAGGGTCGTTCCGTCTCGCGGACGATCTTCCGCTCGCTTCGTGA
- a CDS encoding DUF6461 domain-containing protein, with protein MADIAEDLADGIRWLADWDQWFAGLTFARGITPDELATRLGALPGVHPGPLGALDAWSMVTETVDGDGVARVGRWGGWSFAVEHGLPAGAERLAEVSRGGVEAVHLDPQPDHPPKQFAYARDGELVCCFGLGEECWRGGHRPDFLLPELTAAGILTPDGACARPAGEPDADRDRHTLAVVERRFGLSLPRHLIADTPLPAYVTCTR; from the coding sequence ATGGCGGACATCGCAGAGGACCTGGCGGACGGGATCCGGTGGCTGGCCGACTGGGACCAGTGGTTCGCCGGTCTGACCTTCGCCCGGGGGATAACCCCCGACGAACTCGCCACGCGGCTCGGCGCGCTGCCGGGCGTGCACCCCGGACCGCTGGGCGCGCTCGACGCCTGGAGCATGGTCACCGAGACCGTGGACGGCGACGGCGTGGCCCGGGTCGGCCGGTGGGGCGGCTGGTCCTTCGCCGTCGAACACGGACTGCCGGCCGGTGCGGAACGCCTCGCCGAGGTGTCCCGGGGCGGTGTGGAGGCCGTCCACCTCGACCCGCAGCCCGACCACCCGCCCAAGCAGTTCGCGTACGCCCGGGACGGCGAGCTGGTCTGCTGCTTCGGCCTCGGCGAGGAATGCTGGCGCGGCGGCCACCGGCCGGACTTCCTGCTCCCGGAACTGACCGCGGCCGGGATCCTCACCCCGGACGGCGCGTGCGCCCGCCCGGCCGGCGAACCGGACGCGGACCGCGACCGTCACACCCTCGCCGTCGTGGAACGCCGCTTCGGGCTGTCCCTGCCGCGCCACCTGATCGCGGACACCCCCCTGCCGGCGTACGTGACCTGCACGCGGTAG
- a CDS encoding TetR/AcrR family transcriptional regulator — MRQNPERRAALLDAAIEVLAREGSRGLTLRAVDAGAGVPTGTASNYFANRSQLLAQILHRTRERLVPDPADLAGPLDTEVLLTRLLDRMRRERSVHIAMLELRLEGTRRPELQKELTSFQGLELEANVRWHLDAGLPGDRQGVVLMYLAMLGLIVDDLTAPAMLEAHSVQGLIRTMVERLLPERPAD, encoded by the coding sequence ATGCGCCAGAACCCGGAGCGCCGCGCCGCACTGCTCGACGCGGCCATCGAAGTCCTGGCGCGCGAGGGCTCGCGCGGCCTGACCCTGCGCGCGGTGGACGCCGGGGCGGGCGTGCCCACGGGCACCGCCTCGAACTACTTCGCCAACCGGTCCCAGCTGCTCGCGCAGATCCTGCACCGCACCCGGGAGCGGCTCGTCCCGGACCCGGCGGACCTCGCGGGCCCGCTCGACACCGAGGTCCTGCTCACCCGGCTCCTGGACCGGATGCGGCGCGAGCGCAGTGTGCACATCGCCATGCTGGAGCTGCGGCTGGAGGGCACCAGGCGCCCCGAACTCCAGAAGGAGCTCACCTCCTTCCAGGGCCTGGAACTGGAGGCCAACGTCAGGTGGCACCTGGACGCGGGGCTGCCGGGGGACCGGCAGGGCGTGGTCCTGATGTACCTGGCGATGCTCGGTCTGATCGTGGACGACCTGACGGCCCCCGCCATGCTGGAGGCGCACTCGGTGCAGGGGCTCATTCGGACGATGGTCGAGCGCCTCCTCCCGGAGAGGCCCGCGGACTGA
- a CDS encoding helix-turn-helix domain-containing protein: MERIIEEIREDLSRRIAAAADRLADRIPAEDPAYAALLGRTELRERIHHDLRQTVEGLLRSSRGLPLDLTDARAVGSLRAEQGVPLTSVLRAHRRGGRLLWQSLTEAVTAHDRAALPRLLPGATALWDVLDQTADAMTESYRRTEAAHGERDRERRAALLDVLLGGPDGAAGADGVPEPAAQAAAAQLGLPERGRFTVVALAADAPGAPVPPVLPAGGTGAASAPRVLWRIRADGEIGLVELGHHPLESVRELLAPLGVRAGVGPVVEAPAELARARRLAALALRTAPESEGPRTALLDERLPAALVAAQTELAGRLRQVVLGPVLALPAEDRRTLLTTLGTWLACRGSTTDAAQRLYCHRNTVSNRLRRLEQLTGRSLSDPRHVVELALAHSAVLQHVGAGLPTRPVVPDPRASRTPGGTARRSPRRPA, from the coding sequence ATGGAGCGGATCATCGAGGAGATACGCGAGGACCTGTCCCGCCGGATCGCCGCGGCTGCGGACCGGCTCGCCGACCGGATACCAGCCGAGGACCCCGCCTACGCGGCCCTGCTGGGCCGGACCGAGCTGCGCGAGCGGATCCACCACGACCTCCGCCAGACCGTCGAGGGGCTGCTCCGCAGCTCCCGGGGACTGCCGTTGGACCTCACCGACGCACGGGCCGTCGGCTCGCTCCGTGCCGAGCAGGGAGTGCCGCTCACCTCGGTGCTGCGGGCCCATCGCCGGGGCGGCCGACTGCTCTGGCAGAGCCTCACGGAGGCCGTGACGGCGCACGACCGGGCGGCGCTGCCCCGGCTGCTGCCGGGCGCGACCGCACTCTGGGACGTACTGGACCAGACGGCCGACGCCATGACCGAGTCGTACCGCCGGACGGAGGCCGCGCACGGCGAGCGGGACCGGGAGCGCCGGGCGGCCCTGCTCGACGTGCTGCTCGGCGGGCCGGACGGCGCCGCCGGGGCCGACGGGGTGCCGGAGCCGGCCGCCCAAGCCGCCGCCGCGCAGCTGGGTCTGCCGGAGCGGGGCCGTTTCACGGTGGTCGCGCTCGCCGCCGACGCGCCGGGCGCGCCGGTCCCTCCGGTCCTCCCGGCCGGGGGGACCGGAGCCGCCTCCGCTCCGCGCGTGCTGTGGCGCATCCGCGCCGACGGGGAGATCGGCCTGGTGGAGCTGGGCCACCATCCGCTGGAGTCCGTACGGGAACTGCTCGCGCCCCTCGGGGTGCGTGCCGGGGTCGGGCCGGTCGTCGAGGCTCCGGCCGAGCTGGCCCGGGCCCGCCGGCTGGCCGCCCTCGCGCTGCGCACGGCCCCCGAGTCCGAGGGCCCGCGGACCGCGCTGCTGGACGAACGGCTGCCGGCGGCGCTGGTCGCGGCGCAGACCGAGCTCGCGGGCCGGCTGCGCCAGGTGGTGCTCGGTCCGGTGCTCGCGCTGCCGGCCGAGGACCGGCGGACGCTCCTGACCACCCTGGGCACCTGGCTGGCCTGCCGGGGCTCGACCACGGACGCCGCGCAGCGGCTGTACTGCCACCGCAACACCGTGTCCAACCGGCTTCGGCGGCTGGAGCAGCTCACCGGCCGTTCCCTGTCCGATCCCCGGCACGTGGTGGAGCTGGCGCTGGCGCACTCGGCGGTGCTGCAGCACGTCGGGGCCGGGCTTCCTACCCGTCCCGTCGTGCCGGATCCGCGGGCTTCGCGGACTCCAGGAGGTACGGCACGTCGATCACCGCGACGCCCGGCGTGA
- a CDS encoding APC family permease, translating to MRRINVKRVLVGEPLDTARLGETLLPKRLALPIFCSDPLSSVAYATEEILLILALGGVALLHLTWYAAAAIVFLLIVVVASYRQTCHAYPGGGGAYVVSSENLGQTAALTAASALLVDYVMTVAVSVVSGVSAVTSAVPSLSDHEVALSVAFVVLLTLMNLRGVRESGRVFAIPTYGFVLVIYLMFAVAAVRLGTGDTIRAESATLPITPVDTYTGLALVFLTMRAFASGCTALTGVEAISNGVPAFRKPKAKNAASTLAAMGVLSVTMFAGITALAMSYQVHVAADPTELGLPPGTPTSTALAQIGRATFGSWHFLFYLLQAVTAGVLILAANTAFNGFPMLASILAKDRYAPRQLFNRGDRLVYSNGVVLLALAAIALIVAFDAELTRLIQLYIIGVFVSFTLSQSGMVRHWKKVLASPATPREERIHIHRRRAINAVGAALTGLVLVIVLLTKFTHGAWLVVIAMPLLFLGMKGVRRHYDQVARQVAIAPDATPRRPTRHHVLVLVAAVHAPTLKAIGYAQGLRPDTLTAVTVAADETEAAGLREAWAAHDTGLPLKILHSPYREVVAPVLAHVDELAAGSRTDMLSVVIPEYVVGHWWEQPLHNQNALRLKARLLFTPGVAVIDVPYLLESAKPADPARRDG from the coding sequence ATGAGGCGTATCAATGTGAAACGGGTGCTGGTCGGCGAACCCCTCGACACCGCCCGCCTGGGCGAGACCCTGCTGCCCAAGAGACTCGCCCTGCCGATCTTCTGCAGCGACCCGCTCTCCTCCGTGGCCTACGCCACCGAGGAGATCCTGCTGATCCTCGCCCTCGGCGGCGTCGCACTGCTGCACCTCACCTGGTACGCGGCCGCCGCCATCGTCTTCCTGCTGATCGTCGTCGTCGCCTCGTACCGGCAGACCTGCCACGCCTACCCGGGCGGGGGCGGCGCCTACGTCGTCAGCTCGGAGAACCTCGGGCAGACCGCCGCGCTCACCGCCGCCAGCGCCCTCCTCGTCGACTACGTGATGACCGTCGCGGTCTCCGTCGTCTCCGGCGTCTCCGCCGTCACCTCGGCCGTTCCCTCGCTCAGCGACCACGAAGTGGCCCTGTCCGTCGCCTTCGTGGTGCTGCTGACCCTCATGAACCTGCGCGGCGTACGGGAGTCGGGCCGCGTCTTCGCCATCCCCACCTACGGCTTCGTCCTCGTCATCTACCTCATGTTCGCCGTCGCCGCCGTACGGCTCGGGACCGGCGACACCATCCGCGCCGAGTCCGCCACCCTCCCCATCACCCCGGTCGACACCTATACCGGACTCGCCCTGGTGTTCCTCACGATGCGCGCCTTCGCCTCCGGATGCACCGCCCTCACCGGCGTCGAGGCCATCAGCAACGGCGTCCCCGCCTTCCGCAAGCCCAAGGCGAAGAACGCCGCGAGCACGCTGGCCGCGATGGGCGTGCTCTCCGTGACGATGTTCGCCGGCATCACCGCCCTGGCCATGTCGTACCAGGTGCACGTCGCGGCCGACCCCACCGAGCTGGGCCTGCCCCCGGGCACCCCGACCTCCACCGCCCTCGCCCAGATCGGCCGCGCCACCTTCGGCAGCTGGCACTTCCTCTTCTACCTGCTCCAGGCCGTCACCGCGGGCGTCCTGATCCTCGCCGCGAACACCGCCTTCAACGGCTTCCCGATGCTCGCCTCGATCCTGGCCAAGGACCGGTACGCGCCCCGCCAGCTCTTCAACCGCGGCGACCGGCTCGTCTACTCCAACGGCGTCGTCCTGCTCGCACTCGCCGCCATCGCCCTGATCGTGGCCTTCGACGCCGAACTGACCCGCCTCATCCAGCTCTACATCATCGGCGTCTTCGTCTCGTTCACCCTCTCCCAGTCGGGCATGGTCCGGCACTGGAAGAAGGTGCTCGCCTCACCCGCCACCCCGCGCGAGGAGCGGATCCACATCCACCGCAGGCGCGCCATCAACGCGGTCGGCGCCGCCCTGACCGGCCTGGTCCTGGTCATCGTGCTCCTCACCAAGTTCACCCACGGCGCCTGGCTGGTGGTCATCGCCATGCCGCTGCTCTTCCTCGGCATGAAGGGCGTCCGCCGCCACTACGACCAGGTCGCCCGGCAGGTCGCCATCGCCCCCGACGCCACCCCGCGCAGGCCCACCCGCCACCACGTCCTGGTCCTCGTCGCAGCCGTACACGCCCCGACGCTCAAGGCCATCGGCTACGCGCAGGGGCTGCGCCCGGACACCCTCACGGCGGTCACCGTCGCGGCGGACGAGACGGAGGCGGCCGGGCTGCGCGAGGCGTGGGCCGCGCACGACACCGGCCTGCCACTGAAGATCCTGCACTCGCCGTACCGGGAAGTGGTGGCCCCCGTCCTGGCCCACGTGGACGAACTGGCCGCCGGCTCCCGGACGGACATGCTGTCGGTGGTGATCCCCGAATACGTGGTGGGCCACTGGTGGGAGCAGCCGCTGCACAACCAGAACGCCCTGCGGCTGAAGGCGCGACTGCTCTTCACGCCGGGCGTCGCGGTGATCGACGTGCCGTACCTCCTGGAGTCCGCGAAGCCCGCGGATCCGGCACGACGGGACGGGTAG
- a CDS encoding (2Fe-2S)-binding protein has protein sequence MPSHTFTVNGRSVTVDAPDDMPLLWVLRDMLGVRGPKYGCGVDVCKACTSHLDGADIRPCVVPVSACAGRTVTTIEGLADGDDLHPVQEAWLEQDVSQCGFCQPGQIMAAVALLKRTSEPTDEDIDAIANICRCGTYFRIREAIRSAARKM, from the coding sequence GTGCCCTCGCACACCTTCACCGTCAACGGGCGGAGCGTCACCGTGGACGCGCCCGACGACATGCCCCTGCTGTGGGTGCTCCGCGACATGCTGGGCGTCCGCGGCCCCAAGTACGGCTGCGGGGTGGACGTCTGCAAGGCCTGCACCAGCCACCTGGACGGCGCCGACATCCGCCCGTGCGTGGTGCCGGTGTCGGCGTGCGCCGGGCGGACGGTGACCACCATCGAGGGCCTGGCCGATGGGGACGACCTGCACCCCGTGCAGGAGGCCTGGCTCGAACAGGACGTCTCCCAGTGCGGCTTCTGCCAGCCCGGCCAGATCATGGCCGCCGTCGCCCTGCTGAAGCGTACGAGCGAGCCCACGGACGAGGACATCGACGCCATCGCCAACATCTGCCGCTGCGGCACCTACTTCCGCATCCGGGAGGCCATCCGCAGCGCCGCGCGCAAGATGTGA
- a CDS encoding xanthine dehydrogenase family protein molybdopterin-binding subunit has product MTGQHHAAGQSRRSFLTCLVAAPTLALVTRAGADALAPQTAHAVVPSLPAIADVIDLGDLFILAGAPTSALLALAVEPDGTIRFRLPREEVGQGLTTAVAMLVAEELDAPLADVRVELDDARPELLFNQLTGSSNSIRSLYGPVRQCAATARARLVAAAAHRWGLTPAALTTSDGTVRAPDGRTADYGDLAAAAADPGLTVLGATPKKRAGHSLVGRPTGRVDARAMVTGALQYTLDLDVPGAKPCVVRRPPTLGGTVRGVTNLAAVRAMPGVLHVVTVPTGVAVVAETFGQAIDAKAALQVTWGPGPADQLSDDVIRAKLRAATPPLLVPPLLTPYVDAEFDFAFVSHAPMETNSAIADVREDRAEIWSGLKSPIVARETIAADLGLPLSKVQVHVVQAGGSFGRRLFFDAALEAARVSKACRRPVRLMWTRVDDTRHGRMRPATHHKIRATHLLGEVLSFEHRVAAAETDFRHGLGEIVTATAASLPLGIGNATLAQTLFLTTVKSPYHFGLTTQALTEVPTGIPTSSWRSVYSANTRGAEEIVVDELAARTGRDPYRFRRTFLKADAQRAVLDKVAQEGGWGRPMEAGCAQGIAFHEEYKSRTACLVEIDTRDPAHVRVTKAVIAVDVGLPVNPRGLEAQMIGGLTDAISTTLRAGLHIDKGLPLEGSYSQFHWARQRDTPRDVRVFVLPATGEEPGGAGELGVPAAVGAIANAWARATGSKPRSFPLDFDVDFTPYPR; this is encoded by the coding sequence ATGACCGGGCAGCACCACGCCGCAGGACAGAGCCGCCGTTCCTTCCTCACCTGTCTGGTGGCCGCGCCGACCCTGGCCCTGGTCACCCGGGCCGGCGCCGACGCGCTGGCCCCGCAGACCGCACACGCCGTGGTGCCCTCCCTGCCGGCCATCGCCGACGTGATCGACCTCGGTGACCTGTTCATCCTGGCCGGCGCCCCCACCTCGGCCCTGCTGGCCCTCGCCGTCGAGCCGGACGGCACCATCCGCTTCCGGCTGCCCCGGGAGGAGGTGGGCCAGGGCCTCACCACGGCGGTGGCGATGCTGGTCGCGGAGGAACTCGACGCCCCGCTGGCCGACGTACGCGTGGAACTGGACGACGCCCGGCCCGAGCTGCTCTTCAACCAGCTCACCGGATCCTCCAACTCCATCCGCTCCCTCTACGGGCCGGTCCGCCAGTGCGCCGCCACCGCCCGGGCCCGCCTCGTCGCGGCCGCCGCCCACCGCTGGGGCCTGACCCCGGCCGCACTGACCACCTCCGACGGCACCGTCCGTGCCCCCGACGGCCGCACCGCCGACTACGGCGACCTGGCCGCGGCCGCCGCCGACCCCGGCCTGACCGTCCTCGGCGCCACCCCCAAGAAGCGGGCCGGGCACTCCCTCGTGGGCCGGCCGACCGGCCGCGTCGACGCCCGCGCCATGGTCACCGGCGCCCTGCAGTACACGCTCGACCTCGACGTGCCCGGCGCCAAGCCCTGCGTCGTGCGCCGCCCGCCCACCCTGGGCGGCACGGTCCGCGGCGTCACCAACCTCGCCGCCGTCCGGGCCATGCCCGGTGTGCTGCACGTGGTGACCGTTCCGACCGGGGTCGCGGTCGTCGCCGAGACCTTCGGGCAGGCCATCGACGCCAAGGCGGCCCTCCAGGTCACGTGGGGCCCCGGCCCCGCCGACCAGCTGTCCGACGACGTGATCCGCGCCAAGCTGCGGGCCGCCACCCCGCCGCTGCTGGTCCCGCCCCTGCTGACCCCGTACGTCGACGCCGAGTTCGACTTCGCCTTCGTCAGCCACGCCCCGATGGAGACCAACTCCGCCATCGCAGACGTGCGCGAGGACCGGGCCGAGATCTGGTCCGGCCTCAAGTCCCCGATCGTGGCGCGCGAGACCATCGCCGCCGACCTCGGCCTGCCGCTGTCCAAGGTCCAGGTGCACGTGGTCCAGGCCGGCGGATCCTTCGGCCGGCGGCTCTTCTTCGACGCGGCCCTGGAGGCCGCCCGCGTCTCCAAAGCCTGCCGCCGCCCGGTCCGGCTGATGTGGACCCGCGTGGACGACACCCGGCACGGCCGGATGCGCCCCGCCACCCATCACAAGATCCGTGCCACCCACCTGCTGGGCGAGGTCCTCAGCTTCGAGCACCGCGTCGCCGCCGCGGAGACCGACTTCCGGCACGGCCTGGGCGAGATCGTCACCGCCACCGCGGCCAGTCTGCCGCTGGGCATCGGCAACGCCACCCTCGCCCAGACCCTCTTCCTGACCACGGTGAAGTCCCCGTACCACTTCGGACTCACCACCCAGGCCCTCACCGAGGTACCCACCGGCATCCCCACCTCCTCCTGGCGCTCGGTCTACTCCGCCAACACGCGCGGGGCCGAGGAGATCGTGGTCGACGAACTCGCCGCCCGGACGGGCCGGGACCCGTACCGCTTCCGGCGCACCTTCCTGAAGGCCGACGCGCAGCGCGCCGTACTCGACAAGGTGGCCCAGGAGGGCGGCTGGGGACGGCCCATGGAGGCCGGCTGCGCCCAGGGCATCGCCTTCCACGAGGAGTACAAGTCCCGCACCGCGTGCCTCGTCGAGATCGACACGCGGGACCCCGCCCATGTGCGCGTCACCAAGGCCGTCATCGCCGTGGACGTGGGTCTGCCCGTCAACCCCCGCGGACTGGAGGCCCAGATGATCGGCGGCCTCACCGACGCGATCTCCACCACCCTGCGCGCCGGACTCCACATCGACAAGGGGCTTCCGCTGGAGGGCAGTTACAGCCAGTTCCACTGGGCCCGGCAGCGCGACACCCCGCGCGACGTACGGGTCTTCGTGCTGCCGGCCACCGGCGAGGAGCCGGGCGGCGCGGGCGAGCTCGGCGTGCCCGCCGCCGTGGGAGCGATCGCCAACGCCTGGGCCAGGGCCACCGGTTCCAAGCCGCGCAGCTTCCCCCTCGACTTCGACGTCGACTTCACCCCCTACCCCCGCTAG
- a CDS encoding PP2C family protein-serine/threonine phosphatase, whose amino-acid sequence MPSHLFADRPAQPPEPGSVDALISQTRRLRGEVDAVRRDTVVDDDDAQGRWQRALCDLAVHHLDDLREHLDQLKEGLPPVPEPLGEPQPAPEAGPETQTRVGSAEWNLLTDEVSWSDELFQIFGRPPESGALPLDELGSTLFSEDQPLLTAWLTACLVDGKPIDGEFRIVRADGRVRTLHMRGEPVLDSDGCTASMWAVLRDVSELRRSQRAVRESRDSLQRQREIAQTERRLAVELQEAVLPPWRGSLRFPYGSAGTLDVAAHYLPSATSALIGGDWYDALELPDGGSMLTVGDLTGHGVTATSGMAMMLGALRGMAMAGIEPGPLMGWLNQLLETSVQPALGSAVCCRYDPARRVLSWAQAGHPAPLLFRRGSGRSLMPPEGVLLGATSGASYGQAEERLEVGDLLVLHTDGLTPRSIEFSRADGTERLLALAPRFSAARSAQECLRIVIEEFGESEREDDACMLVARVGG is encoded by the coding sequence ATGCCGTCCCACCTGTTCGCGGACCGTCCCGCGCAGCCGCCCGAGCCGGGATCGGTGGACGCGCTGATCTCCCAGACCCGGCGGCTGCGGGGGGAAGTGGACGCGGTCCGCCGCGACACCGTGGTCGACGACGACGACGCCCAGGGGCGTTGGCAGCGCGCTCTGTGCGATCTCGCCGTCCACCACCTCGACGACCTCCGCGAGCACCTCGACCAGCTCAAGGAGGGCCTGCCGCCGGTTCCCGAGCCCCTCGGGGAGCCGCAGCCGGCGCCCGAGGCCGGGCCCGAGACCCAGACCCGCGTCGGCAGCGCCGAGTGGAACCTGCTGACCGACGAGGTGAGTTGGTCCGACGAGCTGTTCCAGATCTTCGGCCGCCCGCCCGAGTCCGGCGCGCTCCCCCTCGACGAACTGGGCTCGACCCTCTTCTCCGAGGACCAGCCGCTGCTCACCGCATGGCTCACCGCATGCCTGGTGGACGGCAAACCGATCGACGGCGAGTTCCGCATCGTCCGGGCCGACGGCCGGGTCCGGACGTTGCACATGAGGGGCGAGCCGGTACTCGACTCCGACGGCTGTACGGCCTCGATGTGGGCCGTACTGCGGGACGTGAGTGAACTGCGCCGTAGCCAGCGCGCGGTGCGCGAGTCACGTGACTCGCTGCAGCGCCAGCGGGAGATCGCGCAGACCGAGCGCCGGCTGGCGGTCGAGCTGCAGGAAGCCGTGCTCCCCCCGTGGCGCGGCTCCCTGCGGTTCCCGTACGGCAGCGCGGGCACCCTGGACGTGGCCGCGCACTACCTGCCCTCCGCGACCAGCGCGCTGATCGGCGGCGACTGGTACGACGCACTCGAACTTCCCGACGGCGGCTCCATGCTGACGGTCGGTGACCTGACCGGACACGGGGTGACCGCCACCTCCGGGATGGCGATGATGCTGGGAGCCCTGCGGGGCATGGCCATGGCGGGCATCGAGCCCGGCCCGCTGATGGGCTGGCTCAACCAGCTGCTGGAAACCTCCGTACAGCCTGCGCTCGGCTCCGCCGTGTGCTGCCGTTACGACCCCGCGCGCCGGGTCCTCTCCTGGGCACAGGCGGGCCACCCGGCGCCCCTGCTGTTCCGGCGCGGGTCGGGTCGCTCCCTGATGCCGCCGGAGGGCGTCCTGCTGGGCGCGACCTCCGGAGCGTCGTACGGGCAGGCCGAGGAACGCCTCGAAGTGGGCGACCTGCTGGTCCTGCACACGGACGGACTCACGCCGCGCAGCATCGAGTTCAGCCGGGCGGACGGGACCGAGCGGCTGCTGGCGCTGGCGCCGCGGTTCTCCGCGGCGCGGTCGGCGCAGGAGTGCCTGCGGATCGTGATCGAGGAGTTCGGCGAGAGCGAGCGCGAGGACGACGCCTGCATGCTCGTCGCCCGGGTCGGCGGGTGA